AAGAAAACATTGTATCCTTGTACGACTTGTACAAATGTATCAATATTATTGGATCGATTGGATTATCATAACATAGTCGCTATATTAAAGCAGGCAAAAACCTTTAATAACATAGAtttgatttatatttaataggttTCTGCAAATTGCTTTCTCATACCAGGAAAAAAGGCAGAATTTTCTTTTGGAAGTAGGGTACTTCCACAGCACAGCTTCGCTGCTCATAATAAGGAGGGCTAATTACATTTTATAGTTGAATGGTTCAGTTAGCAACAAACTTGGGTTGTAAAGTTGTAAATCATTGAAATAATACTTTTACGCTCTTGATCTCTACAACCTTATGTTTTAGCAATAAAGCTGTCACGCTTGAGGTGTCTGTGTTTCCACATATAACATGGAAGCGACGTGAGCTGTACCACTTAAAACGATATATCTGTGTCTTTAAAAGGTTCTGTTGAACGTAATTCTTACTAAGTACATGGTATCTCATATGCTGGCTGAAATGAGGGTACCTACGCAATGTGTAATCTTGCGGCTTTAAGCCGATTTTCCGTATAAAACGATAATATCGTTTTATACGGAAAATCGCAAGGAGTAGCCTAaatacaatgagggctatcgtttttatacttaacagttggcacccctacagtggcgccatcttgatgagtgcaaatgcgatagtcctcctaccactttagcactcaccagttggtgccactgtcttcgctactagcaagtgacaggaccttactctacagtggcgcaaactagtgagcgctaaaacgatagccctcgagggctatcgtttttatacttaacacttggcacccctggcgattgacaggaccttactctacagtggcgccatcttgatgagtgcaaatgcgatagtcctcctaccactttagcactcaccagttggtgccactgtcttcgctactagcaagtgacaggaccttactctacagtggcgcaaactggtgagcgctaaaacgatagccctcattgtaatgtCTATATTGTCAAAAATTAGAACTTACTTTTTGCCTTAGCCACCCAAGTTTTACACGTTATTTATGTGTAAACTGCGATCGCAACGTACATACCAAATGacgataaattaaaataagtcgACGAAACATAATAAAGTCCTACCTTAGTACTTAGTTCAGGGCATTCGAAGCTCGCGTGTTTGGTCAAGTTCTAAGAAACACCAATTTATCTAAGTTGGGCATGAATTATTTATCGCTTTTTCTTAAAAGAAAAATggttatgtatgtaaataaaatgtaggtagatgTATGTGCCATGTGTATAAACATTGTATTtaaaaagaattttaaaatgtatggtGTATTTATTAGTGTAACTGAGTATTAATAtgaagtaaaagtaaaaaatataagtatttaAAGACCAAAATGTCATTTATCTTTTTGctagaaaaaataaattcaacacGAATTAAACTTTTCTCATTTATCCTCCTCCCACTACCTACTTAAAGGTATTCATTTTGTTCTGAAAATCAGGAAATATTGGAACATGAAAAACGCGCAGTTCTCTTAATGGAATTGGATGTTTACTTTTGGACACATCTacatttctttttcagttttgtGTGGTGTGGTATTGTATTCTTTATTGCAACCAAGACAAAgctgaaaaataagaaaatactaAATTGAACTAAGTTAAAATGAACTTGGGTATTCCGTAAGCTTACGTACCTACACAGCGCGAAGAACCGGtgaccgctggggcagaaaagttcttgaatgGCAGGATAACTTTCCTGCCACGTGACGTAAGTAGAAGTAGTGACTCGGACGATGTTTGATTTTGAATTGGTTCAGTTGATATCATTAAAACAATAGTTGGCACGCTTGCTATCTACGAGTACctatttcataattattaacACGTAACTTACTTATACGTAGGTGGATGAtgttaaataatagtaaatctAAAAGAGTCTATATCTTCACTACTTCGCAAACCTCCTGAAAGTGTCAAGTTTCTTAACTTATCTTTGTCCAGTTAACGCCCAGTGCCAAAGATGCTTATTGTTGAAGTTTTAAAAAGGAACATTatttgtcttttgttttaagtAGAGCACTATGTTAACACTTCGAAGATCTTGTTACTCAACAGAAAGCTACATTTTTAGGTTACCTAAAAAACAATGCTCTACataaataactatttattttatgcaagtgaataagtaataaatagccgaatattgaaataaaaaaactgcTGGTTAACAACAAATAATCTATCTGTTGGTGAATTGTTTCAATTTGATAACCAATATTTATTGGTAGATAAGCCTAACTACCTAGCTACCACTTATgataagttatttataaataactaagTATCCACCAAAAAAGACATATTGGTTCGAAATAGATTCTTGatcataaaagtaaataacaaaTTCTTTAGTAATGTAAATCTAGCTGgcaagtaggtactcgtacttcGCTTGTCACAAAAGAAAAGCGTTCAAGCGAGCAAATTCCCCCGGAGATCTTCTACCAATATGTTCAGGTAAAACTTCAATCTAAACAGTTATTTGTCCAGTCGACGGGAAGAGAATATGTATAGAAAAACCGTGTTCAAGGGTTCATACTTGcgcaaaagaaaatattttccttTATCTTATTCGTAAACAAAAACGAAGAAGTAAGTCAAGTGTGAAGAAATAGTTTCACATTATTTATTGCCTGTTTGTACAATTACTTACATCAAATAAAAGGAGCAGGGTAACCTTTTCATAATAGTGAATACCTCAGTAATGGATAGAGTAATGGACCACGAATCTTTTAAGCTGCCGCACACTCGCCAATCGTGTATGTACCGTAAACTAAATGTATAAGCATACATCACAACCGTAATAGTTTCAAACATTCTCAGATTTTGAAAACCAATCGCCTGATTCAAATGACGTTAAGATGATATGATGAGATTTCGCAAGTAACATCTCAAAACTCTTCTCAAGGGAGCGTCTAACGACCACAGGCGTGGCAATTGGGTCCAACATAATCGAATGTAAGTATGTGATAGCCAAAAGGGTTTAGTCGCTTCTTTGTAGTAGTatctacttacataatattgaaaatatgtgGTGTTTATTAGCTCTACATTTTCTTAtactttaagtacctacctactgcttataagtacctacaaaagTAAGTGTCAACAATAACTTCTTATAACACCGGTAAAATAaacaattcaataaaatatttaattcgaAATGTAGTAGTTTAATGTAGGTATTTCTATTTTACTTTGTAGAGTTAACTGACGTTGAGCTAGCCTATTTAAAATAACGTTTGTTTAGCTATCCACTTCTATATTTGATCAAAACATAatatacctagtacctacatgtAAGTAACTatacttatttgatttaatgAAGTAACATTTTGTTCAGGCTCAAATGAACCTATCAAaattgatatacagggtggccaaaacagtgaggtctaaaagaaaaatttagattccttacatcaaggtgtacctaaatcacccccatgtatacagtgtgagtcacgttaaagtgtacatatgaaaatagatgaaactagacctatttttatcgacaaaaaagaggtcaaaaattttttgagatttttttttaattttttatagaattttttttcttccaattacttattgtaaagaaaacgtaataacttttaaactaagcggaatatcctaataaaataaaaacagtaataatgctaaataacaggcgatactaaaaacatacataaaatacacaaaaaaggccaacaaataataaaaaatgatactttttgaagaaaatctgcttttaaattcgtgtttttttggttatttgataaatttttccaaaaaatgcccctataaccggaagtttttattactttgtattattgtctatcgtattaccttcgtaaaaccaaaaatcgcatgtctctatccctatcacaacgtttgcaatgatcgtttgaactaagcctctccgggcgcgccattcaacgcttcgttaacaacgaaactgaaaatggctctagatttgtaattttgatacagacaagttagatttcaaataaaaacaaaagatttcgaagtaaaataagcattttagttaaaattaaaattgtctctaactgtagcggagaataatgttgtggcaggcctttgttcaaacgatcatagcaaatgttgtgatagggttaGAGACATgccatttttggttttacaaagataatacgatagagaataatacaaagtaataaaaaccacctgttataggggcattttttggagaaatttatcaaataaccaaaaaaacacgaattttaaagcagatttttttcaaaaagtatcattttttactatttgttggccttttttgtgtattttatgtatttgtttagtatcgcctgttatttagcattattactgtttttattttatcaggatataccacttagtttaaaagttattacgttttctttacaataagtaattggaagaaaaaaaattctataaaaaattaaaaaaaaatctcaaaaattttttgacctcttttttgtcgataaaaataggtctagtttcatctattttcatatgtacactttaacgtgactcacactgtataatacgattgtgcttagtttaggagatagagttaattttgtgatattttaaaattttatgacctagtaggctttaaacatttttattttttttttgggttgagtTTTTTCGGATTTCTTTTATTccacagatttgttattaattgcagatgtttgaaaaaagtaatcaccttcctatttttgattcaagatacaaaagttttgctagaaacattaaatttatgcttttatcagaatactatcaaattttcaacttaaaagtttaagtaaaaaaaagaacttccataggtccaaaagcattttaaaaactgcgccgtttcctgaacattcataataatacaaaaaaacatgtacttaatgggccactatttcctgtaatcggtccactaaagtggtaagtcggagattccgttacatgtttttgactttcttagagtgaattaatattgggaatcctctaagtttacattacgtagaacagatttagagcagtaactggacagaacatgtttttattctcaacgaggaagctcttgcccttcatcacacctagcggaaactgatgattaggctgaaggtggaagggaacttcaactacagaggaactatagcttcctacctccaaatgccggaatacagtaatgctattaacattattgttatagtgacagacttaggaaaatagagttgctagccaggcagacttagatcaaTCCCTACcgccaaccaaaccgagcagaaaatttcacctccactgggaatcacacccgggacctctgaaacttacctcttaccacttgaagacagaggcagttgttacattttactgttacccttgaaatacctactacagtgagaagaagaaggagggatatttggtttatgttcattaaaacttacataaaataacaatgtgttccagaatgtggaggtaggaagccatagttcctctgtagttgaagttcccttccaccttcagcctaatcatcagtttccaccaggtgtgatgaagggcaagagcttccttgttgagaataaaaacatgttctatccagttactgctctaaatctgttctacgtaatgtaaacttagaggatttccaatattaattcactctaagaaagtcaaaaacatgtaacggaatctccgacttaccactttagtggaccgattacaggaaatagtggcccattaagtacatgtttttttgtattattatgaatgttcaggaaacggcgcagtttttaaaatgcttttggacctatggaagttcttttttttacttaaacttttaagttgaaaatttgatagtgttctgataaaagcataattttaacgTTTCtggcaaaacttttgtatcttgaatcaaagataggaaggtgattatttttttcaaacatctgcaattaataacaaatctgtcgaaaaaaagaaatctgagaaaagtcaccccaaaaaaaagatagaaatgtttgaagcctactaggtcacaaaattttaaaatatcacaaaattaactctatctcctaaagtaagcacaatcgtattacatacatgggggtgatttaggtacaccttgatgtaaggaatctaaatttttcttttagacctcactgttttggccaccctgtattatgttATGTACTTAGGAGATATTAATGATACTGTTTTGAACTACATAACCGATCCCGAGCGAGCAATTAATCACTCCATTGTGGAACCTATAATTTTGAATGCAGAATACTTAGTCTTCGACAGAGGCAAGTTCATTTGTATTAAGACAAAACTagaattaaatacataaatgatAGCGTCCTGAAATTGTGTTTCAATCCTTTTCACTAAACATGAAAGGCTTTACGCAGCTGGAAGTAAAAGCTGAAAGAAATCAGTAGAAATATACTTCGGAGCCATTTGCCTGTTGGATAAGGCGGAGAAAGGAGTAAATGGCTTGCGGTTATGACACCATTACCGCGGAGGCACTAGAAAAACACCGACATTTTTATTGATCCGCATTTATTATGACAGATTTGCGAGTACCTCCTAGTACTCGAAACAATTTAAGCACTTCATCTTTGAATAGTCATGAAACTGATTTGGAGTCGATAGGCCCCTtgtgtatacagtgtgagtcacgttaaagtgtacatatgaaaatagatgaaactagacctatttttatcgacaaaaaagaggtcaaaatttttttgagatttttttttaattttttatagaattttttttctcccgattacttattgtaaagaaaacgtaataacttttaaactaagcggtatatcctgataaaataaaaacagtaataatgctaaataacaggcgatactaaaaaaatacataaaatacacaaaaaatgccaacaaataataaaaaatgatactttttgaaaaaaatctgcttaaaaattcgtgtttttttggttatttgataaatttctccaaaaaatgcccctataacaggtggtttttattactttgtattattctctattgtattaccttcgtaaaaccaaaaatcgcatgtctctatccctatcacaacgtttgcaatgatcgtttgaactaagcctctccgggcgcgccattcaacgcttcgttaagaacgaaactgaaaatggctctagatttgtaattttgataaagacaagttagatttcaaataaaaacaaaagatttcgaagtaaaataagcattttagttaaaattaaaattgtctctacctgtagcggacaataatgttgtggccggcctttgttcaaacgatcacagCAAATGTtatgatagggatagagacatgcgatttttggttttacaaagataatacgatagagaataatataaagtaataaaaaccacctattatatgggcattttttggagaaatttatcaaataaccaaaaaaacacgaatttttaagcagatttttttcaaaaagtatcattttttattatttgttggcattttttgtgtattttatgtatttttttagtattgcctgttatttagcattattactgtttttattttatcaggatataccgcttagtttaaaagttattacgttttctttacaataagtaattggaagaaaaaaaattctataaaaaattaaaaaaaaatctcaaaaaaattttgacctcttttttgtcgataaaaataggtctagtttcatctattttcatatgtacactttaacgtgactcacactgtataaatagtTACCTAATTGATGTAAGATACAAtaatttttaatgtttctaCACCGACAGAGAAATCTATCTAAGTAGTGTAACATCTACGCTAGAATCTAGACTACATTCTAgtccagtggttcttaaccggtggtccgcggaccactggtggtccctggaggcattcctaGTGGTCCACGaacgtaataaacaagtgacgcacggtgggctgatattagagcttcatagacttagcgtcgctcaaaaatcaagtgtctaattttgaaaaaataaatatgccaatgtgttcctttaccaaaaaggaatattttatgttatgtaacttttcttgataaagttattatttaataagttatggacaataattactttttttttgtatggagctcaagatttatttttattttattcgttattcttaagctttcttaagaaattgctttttttattatgtaatgcatcatataagctatattatcaccaagggacgaatcccggaaaccctcggaacattgtcatttttgactttaaaataataaaaaaaaaacgaaaaaaaaactgcaatgttatgtactttcttccgtactaccctaacgaggtgGTGTAGGACTTTCTGATTGGAAGTAAATATCTTTTCCGTgagcaataattttgtatgcttgcatatacgtatgtagagctctatgtacgtagtatagtttggtctgcgaaacaaaatttgcgaaaatgatgattctagcgttttagggcaacttgtaagtgcccaaatgaacgttcggtttgatgtctccagataaaatggataagggaaaataaggtttctagctccactttttactatcgactcatttctttttcaaatttatgaaggagacccattttttttaattcaaaataagctgcatttaattattgtcgacctattttaatgttatcaatgaaaaaaacttaatggacgcggaaattgaaaatttaatagatcgtaattctggaagcaaaacaatctcgtaataactgattctcacttgatagacagaaaaataatatcgttgataaatggcagctctacacaagcagcgatgtgatatttgtaaagccatatcaaaataaatgaataatttagacgtaattgccatcaagaaaggttttcaacaccaccaaaaagtccactataaatgataaattttatgtctaggctgatactgagatagaaagctttacttttgtagattcagaaagtggctcttgagtctaaccaataaacttaacttcaaacttcacatcgttagggtagtacggaagagagtacataacattgcagttttctttttcgttttttttttttattttaaagtcgaaaatgacaatgttccgagggtttccgggattcgtccctttttgataatatagcttatatgatgcattacataataaaaaagcaatttcttaagaaagcttaagaataacgaataaaataaaaataaatcttgagctccatacaaaaaaaaaaagtaattattgtccataacttattaaataataactttatcaagaaaagttacataacataaaatatttctttttggcaaaggaacacattggcgtagttatttttacaaaatttggcagttatttaattttttttatttttttattttaaagtccaaaatgacaatgttccgaagatttccgaaatgcgacacttggtgataacatagcttatatgttgcattacataatacaaaagtcaatttcttaagaaagctgtgcacgacggacggccccgaatagaaacttatagctgtaaataattgtttcgtttttgtttcatagttgtttcatagttatttcgttttataaagtttgtatagtttaaatatcgataacttcgtaatacagtccactttctctttgttggttctcaattagtaatgtgtcgagtccttaattactgattaataggcgtatgtgggacgttggagatgtataaatcatagtttattttagaaaaccatagaaatgtataatttgatagccctttgttttatgtatattgattaaacctgtaatttcgtctagttatgtatgtcgagtcatatttataatatgtaaattagatagataattatgtgtagatctttatagttatttacttttaattggtggtaaatcttaattagccataaaggcaattaatgtgAAATggtgtggccaaatgagccctattttttgtacaaatgctttattagtaattaaccctgtacctgtgtacctttatttacctatcgaatagtaagaagtaatttgtctgaaaataaataaaatagattccaaagaatagtggaagagctaattagaatccgataagaattaggtcaaggtcatagttaaaaaataggtcaccgaatagataaaaaacaggctctctatacggtattgccgcccagggggggtctaaattagaaagagagggcaatagatttgctgtttcattagagcgagaggcagctaggttttctcactctaatgaaagtaaataaatatcggggtgccatccggacccagtcagttccgcgttttctcctcaacaagctacaacaccaagctctcgccactgctccgaggaaccggtcacagtctcaaccacaaccgagttattatttctgcgctccccgcccccttcgtctcgctctcccgctcgcgctgcaccccgcatcgcgccgtgtcggcgtacggtattcagggtccgcacagggttgctaccccataccgtccggcacattGGTCCATTCGGAGCCGGATTGGACACTTCGGCAGCAAAAGCGAGTGGGAAATTTCATCGGCTTCATAACCGGAAGCAAGGGGAGCGTAGTAAAATGCCGGTGACTCGGAGTAGAGGCAGACCCGCGGAGCCGATCGAGGCACAGGAGCGCCCTGAGGAGAGCGCTCCCGCGACCGCGTCACAGTCAGTGGCGGCCCCGAGGCCGTCAGCGCCGGAACCGGTGCGGCATATCGAGCCGCCCGGCTCCCCGTCGGAGGCGCCACCACCACCGCCACCACCGTCGTCGCAACAGCAGCACGACGACGCAGCAAGAGCGTCGTCGACGAAATCCGACCGTGCGCGAAGGATCGCGCGCGCCAAACAGAAGATAGCCAGACTCAAGCTGGAGCTGGAAGAGGCCAGGCTTGCCGTCCTGGAGGAGGACAGCCAGGACGGCGAGTCGGTCGCATCGGGTGAATCGCTGGGCCAGGCGCGAGTGGCCGAGTGGCTGAATACagtgccgccgccaccgcccgccgcgccgctcagTGCACCGCAACAGTCTACAGGCGTagcaccgccgcccggcgtgccacatgcaccgccgcccggcgtgtCACACGCACCACCGCCGCCACCCGGCGCGCCACACGCGCTGCCGACCGGCGTATCGATCGCACAGCAGCTCGCCGCGCCGCTATCGGGCGTGGCGCCGCCGCACAGCGTACAGTTGAAGCAATCGTCGTCATCGAAGCCGCCGCCAGCAGCAACGGGGTATCATCGGTCCGAGGGACAATTCGACCTTAACGAGCTGGCGGCCGCCATCGCGCAGGCCGCGCGCCCACATGGGGCCACGCCGCGATTCATCGGAGAACTGATGCCCTTCGGGGGCTCGCATCTCGACTGGCTCGCCTTCAGAGCGGGCTATCAAGAAACAGAGAGATACttcacagaaatcgagaatACAGCCCGCCTGCGACGGGCTTTGAAAGGAAAAGCCAAGGAAGCGGTTAGCAGTTTACTCATAGTAAACACTAGCCCGGCGGAAATAATCGGCGAACTCGAGACAAGATTTGGCAGACCGGAGACGATTGCGCTCGCCGAGATCGAACGACTTCGCAACGTACAGAAGCCTACAGATGCGCCACGGGACATAATACAGTTCGCGAGTCGAATAAAAAACAGCGTCGCTACACTCCGCGCACTCCAGCAGCCGCAGTACATGTACAACCCGGAAGTGGTCAAGCAAGTGACAGAGAAGCTGACGCCGTCGCTGCGGTACCGGTGGTTCGACTTCAGCCGGGACCAGCCGCCAGAGGAGCCGGACCTCGTGCGCCTTCACCGCTTCGTGACCAGGGAGGCGGAGGCGTGCGGGAAGTACGCAGACCCCGAGCTCGTCGGCGGCGCCGaggagcagcagcagcgcgcggCGCCACGCAACCGGCCGCAGCGCGCCTACAACAGTCGGAGTGACAGCGAAAAGTGCGACAACAGAAGCGAAAAGTGTCCAGTGTGCAGTTTACCGAACCATAGCGCCGACAAGTGTAGAAAATTTGTGCGTGCGAACAACAGTGAACGATGGAGCATAGCGAAAGCGGATCGACTATGTTTCCGTTGCCTGAACCCCAGGAGAGGGGGGCATAAGTGTGAAGACCGTCAGTGTGGAGAGGACGGCTGTGAGAGGACCCACCACCCATTACTGCACTTCAAGAGACCCGAAGTGCCAGCCAACCGGAGTGAAACAGTGACAGCAGCAAATTCATCTGGAAAGTCAACCGTAAGTTTCCTCAAAATTCTACCAGTGACAGTGGTGGGCCCCAAGGCCAATATAGACACATTCGCACTATTAGACGACGGCTCGACAGTCACACTCATAGACGAAGACCTGGCTAAGCGCGCGGGCGCTACAGGACCCATAGACCCATTGAGCATAGAAGCTATAGCGGGGGCCCGAGTCACGCGTACCGACTCGCGACGAGTGAAACTTGTGCTACGAGGGCAAGATGAAGAGCACTCCCTGCGAGGCCGCACTATCAAGAACTTACGACTGGCGGCCCAGCACATTGACCGAGACTTGTCAAAATATCAACATCTTCAAGATATCGAAACGCGAGTGCGGTATGCGGAGGCGCGGCCCACTATCCTGATCGGGCAGGACAATTGGGAACTCCTACTGGCCAACGAGGTACGACGTGGCGCCGCAACAGAACCGGTGGCGTCCCGCACACCCCTGGGGTGGGTGCTCCACGGCTCAAGCAGCCGGAGCCTGGGGCACACAGTCCACCACGTATACAGGCTCAATGAAGAGAGCGACAACAGAATAGAAGAAATGATCAAGAGACATTTCGCAATCGAATCGTTGGGCGTGACGCCCAAGAAAACGCGCGCCGACCCCGAAGAGCGGGCGCTTCGCATCCTGGAGAGTGAAACCATCAAGCTGCCGACAGCGGGCTACGAAACGGGCCTACTTTGGGCCACCGACCACCCCGAGCTGCCCAACAATTACGACCAGGCCTTGACGCGCCTACACAGCACAGAGCGCAAGCTGGACAAGCAGCCGGAGCTCGGGGCGGCGTACGAGCGGCAGATGACACAGCTGATAGAAAAAGGATACGCAGAGGAAGCCGCCACCGCACCATCGACCACCGGGCGCATCTGGTACCTGCCTCACTTCCCGGTGCTCCATCCAGCCAAGCCCGGGAAGGTGAGGCCAGTCTTCGACGCCGCCGCTCGCACGAAGGGTACGTGCCTGAACGACCACCTGCTGTCGGGTCCGGACCTCCTGCAGTCGCTGCCGGGGGTGCTGATGCGCTTTCGCCAGCACGCCGTCGCCGTCGCCGCGGACATACAAGAGATGTTCCTGCGAATACAAGTTCACGAGAAAGATAGAGATGCGCTGCGCTTCTTGTGGCGCTCACACCGGCGGGAGGGACCGCCCACAGAGTACCGGATGAAGTCGGTCATCTTCGGAGCAGCCTGCTCACCGTGCACGGCGTTGTTTGTC
This window of the Ostrinia nubilalis chromosome 9, ilOstNubi1.1, whole genome shotgun sequence genome carries:
- the LOC135074840 gene encoding uncharacterized protein LOC135074840 — its product is MPVTRSRGRPAEPIEAQERPEESAPATASQSVAAPRPSAPEPVRHIEPPGSPSEAPPPPPPPSSQQQHDDAARASSTKSDRARRIARAKQKIARLKLELEEARLAVLEEDSQDGESVASGESLGQARVAEWLNTVPPPPPAAPLSAPQQSTGVAPPPGVPHAPPPGVSHAPPPPPGAPHALPTGVSIAQQLAAPLSGVAPPHSVQLKQSSSSKPPPAATGYHRSEGQFDLNELAAAIAQAARPHGATPRFIGELMPFGGSHLDWLAFRAGYQETERYFTEIENTARLRRALKGKAKEAVSSLLIVNTSPAEIIGELETRFGRPETIALAEIERLRNVQKPTDAPRDIIQFASRIKNSVATLRALQQPQYMYNPEVVKQVTEKLTPSLRYRWFDFSRDQPPEEPDLVRLHRFVTREAEACGKYADPELVGGAEEQQQRAAPRNRPQRAYNSRSDSEKCDNRSEKCPVCSLPNHSADKCRKFVRANNSERWSIAKADRLCFRCLNPRRGGHKCEDRQCGEDGCERTHHPLLHFKRPEVPANRSETVTAANSSGKSTVSFLKILPVTVVGPKANIDTFALLDDGSTVTLIDEDLAKRAGATGPIDPLSIEAIAGARVTRTDSRRVKLVLRGQDEEHSLRGRTIKNLRLAAQHIDRDLSKYQHLQDIETRVRYAEARPTILIGQDNWELLLANEVRRGAATEPVASRTPLGWVLHGSSSRSLGHTVHHVYRLNEESDNRIEEMIKRHFAIESLGVTPKKTRADPEERALRILESETIKLPTAGYETGLLWATDHPELPNNYDQALTRLHSTERKLDKQPELGAAYERQMTQLIEKGYAEEAATAPSTTGRIWYLPHFPVLHPAKPGKVRPVFDAAARTKGTCLNDHLLSGPDLLQSLPGVLMRFRQHAVAVAADIQEMFLRIQVHEKDRDALRFLWRSHRREGPPTEYRMKSVIFGAACSPCTALFVKNHNAERHRADHPDAAEAIVRHHYMDDYLQSFETVEEAVRVSTDVRTVHADANFHLAKWASNRSEILEVHRAEAAATRDVTLEDIEEKVLGLTWRPTCDTLGFNLNFARVPDVDSGQTPTKREALRTVMSLFDPLGLASPITIVAKQLLQEAWRVGVDWDVRLPPPLSTGWSEWVRQLAALRDVNLPRCHPGYSRATRRELHTFVDASEKAYAAAVYWRTEDEDGRVHVTLAAARARVAPLKLTSIPRLELQAAVLGCRLARTAADEYQLKADRRVFWSDSKTVLAWLRAGPRSFKPFVAHRVAEIEEDTQAKEWRWVPTQQNVADDATRGAPVNFTQHHRWFTGPKFLYEPADSWPAEKIEQAAPTGEERTHSVASSIVEPRVSDALPSPHRFSSWLRLIRATARVLQAIHRFRAPLRRARPQSANVNSYKRTTRNTEADPTWRRVAKPTAPPTPRRAVLTEDVIPPLAAEHIVWAEELWVRAVQQEAFGAELEALKKTEAVSNDSRLRSLALAFDPCEPVIKLKSRITAAENIAEEQKHPIVLDGNHQYTKLYVAWTHQKLHHGGVETVLNEIRQRFWVIRARPIVRSMIKSCQQCRIRRAVAAVPPTGDHPTGRLAHHQRPFTYTGLDYFGPLSVTVGRQHQKRYVALFTCLTTRAVHLEVAASLSTDSAVLALRRMMARRGQPSEIWSDNGTNLRGADVELQRAALQASRQEAANHLIRWRYIPPSAPFMGGAWERLVRSVKDALSTVLRERHPHEETLATLLCEAEYTVNSRPLTHVSVDPDDAEALTPNHFLLGGSGRIQQPGTFTEADVASRHHWRRAQRLADEFWDRWVREYLPELQHRREPHGSGAPLNIGDLVLIADSNLPRNVWPRGRVVQVYPGRDGIVRAADVATRTGVLRRPTKKLVVLPTSTVVTPSEV